One window of the Ureibacillus sp. FSL W7-1570 genome contains the following:
- the typA gene encoding translational GTPase TypA — MTKLREDIRNIAIIAHVDHGKTTLVDQLLKQSGTFRVNEHVEERVLDSNDLERERGITILAKNTAVHYKGTKINILDTPGHADFGGEVERILKMVDGVLLVVDAYEGCMPQTRFVLKKALEQKLTPIVVVNKIDKDSARPLEVVDEVLDLLIELGADEDQLDFPVVYASAVNGTASLDPDPANQDADMQCLFDTIIDHIPAPVDNSDEPLQFQVTMLDYNDYVGRIGIGRIFRGEIHVGQSVALMKLDGSVKQYRVTKLLGYSGLKREEIESASAGDIVAVSGMDDINVGETVCAIEHQEALPPLRIDEPTLQMTFLVNNSPFAGREGKFVTARKLEERLRQQLETDVSLRVEDTDSPDAWIVSGRGELHLSILIENMRREGYELQVSKPKVIIKEIDGVKCEPVERVQVDVPEEYVGAVIESLGNRKGEMVDMINNGNGQTRLIFMVPSRGLIGYTTEFMSITKGYGIINHSFDSYQPVVPGRVGGRHNGALVSMETGKATTYGMMQIEDRGTLFVEPGTDIYEGMIVGENSRENDLAVNITKQKQKTNIRSATKDQTAVIKKPRLLTLEEALEFLNDDEYLEVTPQSIRLRKQILNKSEREKLAKKQKYAEQE, encoded by the coding sequence ATGACAAAATTACGTGAAGATATTCGCAACATCGCTATCATTGCACACGTTGACCACGGAAAAACAACATTAGTCGATCAATTATTGAAACAATCCGGAACTTTTCGTGTAAATGAGCATGTTGAAGAGCGAGTATTGGATTCGAATGACTTAGAACGCGAACGCGGCATCACTATTTTAGCAAAAAATACTGCCGTTCACTATAAAGGGACAAAAATTAATATTTTGGATACTCCGGGACACGCGGATTTCGGGGGCGAAGTGGAACGTATTCTGAAAATGGTTGACGGGGTTCTGCTCGTCGTGGATGCATACGAAGGTTGTATGCCCCAAACACGCTTTGTATTGAAAAAAGCGTTGGAACAAAAGTTGACACCGATTGTGGTGGTGAACAAAATCGATAAAGACTCTGCCCGCCCTTTGGAAGTGGTGGATGAAGTATTGGATCTATTAATTGAATTGGGTGCGGATGAAGACCAATTGGACTTCCCGGTTGTCTATGCCTCAGCTGTCAACGGAACAGCAAGCCTTGATCCGGATCCGGCAAATCAGGACGCTGATATGCAATGCTTGTTTGATACGATTATTGATCACATTCCTGCACCGGTGGATAATTCGGATGAACCATTGCAATTCCAAGTGACTATGCTGGATTATAATGACTATGTAGGACGGATCGGAATCGGACGCATTTTCCGGGGAGAAATCCATGTGGGCCAATCCGTTGCCCTAATGAAACTGGATGGCAGTGTCAAACAATATCGCGTGACGAAATTGTTGGGCTACTCCGGTTTGAAACGGGAAGAAATTGAATCGGCAAGTGCCGGAGATATCGTCGCGGTTTCCGGAATGGATGACATTAACGTAGGGGAAACGGTATGTGCCATTGAGCATCAAGAGGCGTTGCCGCCACTTCGCATCGATGAACCGACATTGCAAATGACGTTTCTTGTGAACAATTCCCCATTTGCAGGAAGAGAAGGAAAATTTGTGACGGCCCGTAAATTGGAAGAAAGATTAAGACAGCAATTGGAAACGGATGTTTCATTGCGGGTGGAAGATACCGATTCACCGGATGCATGGATTGTTTCCGGCAGAGGAGAGCTTCATTTATCCATCTTGATTGAAAATATGCGCCGCGAAGGATATGAATTGCAAGTTTCAAAACCGAAAGTGATCATCAAAGAAATCGATGGAGTCAAATGCGAACCGGTGGAACGGGTACAAGTGGATGTTCCTGAAGAATATGTGGGTGCCGTGATTGAATCATTGGGCAATCGCAAAGGCGAAATGGTGGATATGATCAATAACGGCAATGGACAAACCCGCCTCATTTTCATGGTGCCATCCCGCGGATTGATCGGGTATACAACGGAATTTATGTCCATCACCAAAGGGTACGGAATCATCAACCACTCCTTTGACAGCTATCAACCGGTTGTTCCTGGCCGTGTCGGTGGCCGCCATAACGGGGCTCTTGTATCGATGGAAACTGGAAAAGCGACAACTTATGGTATGATGCAGATAGAAGATCGTGGTACACTATTTGTAGAGCCGGGCACGGATATTTACGAAGGAATGATTGTCGGGGAAAATAGCCGGGAGAACGACCTTGCCGTCAACATCACAAAACAAAAACAAAAAACGAATATCCGTTCCGCAACGAAAGATCAGACAGCGGTCATCAAAAAACCGCGCCTTTTGACACTGGAAGAAGCATTGGAATTTTTGAATGATGACGAATATTTGGAAGTAACACCACAATCCATCCGTTTAAGAAAACAAATTTTAAATAAAAGTGAAAGAGAAAAATTGGCGAAAAAACAAAAATACGCCGAGCAAGAATAA
- a CDS encoding YlaH-like family protein, whose protein sequence is MSAVTRYVYENAPNNQVAGYIIFILVFILSAIVYKLGFAKKLSLGKNIIIYIFLFLGCILLTFFALFLPMIEGLIVAALVLILYKIRLWREKREEKEAS, encoded by the coding sequence ATGTCGGCAGTCACTCGCTATGTTTACGAAAACGCACCGAATAATCAAGTGGCAGGATACATCATTTTTATCCTGGTGTTCATCCTGTCCGCCATTGTTTACAAACTCGGTTTTGCCAAAAAACTGAGTTTGGGGAAAAATATAATCATTTATATTTTTCTATTTCTAGGTTGTATTCTTCTTACCTTTTTCGCCCTATTCTTGCCGATGATTGAAGGATTGATTGTTGCGGCACTTGTTTTGATTCTCTATAAAATCCGTTTATGGCGAGAGAAAAGAGAAGAGAAAGAGGCTTCCTGA
- a CDS encoding DHA2 family efflux MFS transporter permease subunit, with protein MTLDKQGKKPPYLVIAILFFGAFVSFLNNSLLNVALPTIMKDFEVDYSTVQWLATGYMLVSGVLIPVSAFLITRFKNRHLFITAISLFTIGTALAAYAPHFGVLLAGRMIQAAGGSVMGPLLMNIMLVSFPREKRGAAMGIFGLVMITAPAIGPTLSGYIVEYWDWRVLFEMILPFAVISLILAIWKLENILETRDVSIDYFSILLSIIGFGGVLYGCSTASTEGWSDAKVLSTLIIGAIGIIWFIIRQFRLEQPLLDLRVYKYPMFAVGNIISMVVTAAMFSGMILTPAYVQNVRGISPLDSGLMMLPGALAMGIMSPITGRLFDKFGPRILAFVGLSVTAYGTYLLSTMDLETTKTTIVLMYTLRMFGMSMVMMPIMTNGLNQLPNRLNPHGTAVNNTVQQVIGSIGTALFVTLMNSVATNKGEELVEAVKAANPAELQNPTFIAGIQQQALLEGIQVSFLVATIVTIVALILTLFLKRVDVSKVIAENIENK; from the coding sequence ATGACATTAGATAAACAAGGGAAAAAACCGCCATATTTAGTGATTGCAATACTTTTCTTTGGCGCGTTTGTTTCATTCTTAAATAACTCTTTGTTGAATGTTGCACTACCAACAATCATGAAAGATTTTGAAGTGGATTATTCAACTGTTCAGTGGTTGGCTACAGGTTACATGCTGGTAAGTGGTGTTCTGATTCCTGTATCCGCCTTTTTAATTACACGGTTTAAAAACCGTCATTTATTTATTACAGCAATTTCGCTATTCACTATTGGTACCGCATTGGCGGCATATGCTCCCCACTTTGGTGTGCTTTTGGCCGGGCGTATGATTCAAGCGGCTGGCGGTTCCGTAATGGGTCCGTTGCTTATGAACATCATGCTTGTGAGCTTCCCCCGCGAAAAACGTGGCGCGGCAATGGGGATTTTCGGTTTGGTTATGATTACCGCACCGGCAATCGGGCCAACATTGTCCGGTTATATTGTGGAATATTGGGACTGGCGGGTATTATTCGAAATGATACTGCCCTTTGCTGTCATCAGCTTGATTTTAGCTATTTGGAAATTGGAAAACATATTGGAAACACGCGACGTTTCCATTGACTACTTTTCCATTCTATTATCGATTATCGGTTTCGGTGGCGTACTATACGGCTGTTCAACGGCCAGCACTGAAGGATGGTCGGATGCAAAAGTTCTTTCGACGTTGATTATAGGAGCAATCGGCATCATTTGGTTCATCATCCGCCAATTCCGCTTGGAACAACCTTTATTGGATTTGCGCGTTTACAAATACCCAATGTTTGCCGTTGGTAACATCATTTCGATGGTTGTCACAGCCGCCATGTTTTCAGGGATGATTTTAACACCGGCTTACGTTCAGAACGTCCGCGGTATTTCACCGCTTGATTCAGGTTTAATGATGTTGCCGGGTGCCCTCGCAATGGGAATCATGTCACCAATCACAGGAAGATTGTTCGACAAATTCGGTCCGCGTATTTTGGCATTTGTCGGGTTATCCGTTACTGCTTACGGAACTTATTTGTTATCCACGATGGATTTGGAAACAACAAAAACGACCATTGTTTTAATGTACACATTGCGGATGTTTGGTATGTCAATGGTCATGATGCCTATTATGACAAACGGTTTGAACCAATTGCCGAACCGCTTGAATCCACATGGTACAGCGGTCAACAACACGGTTCAACAAGTGATTGGTTCAATCGGAACGGCGTTGTTCGTGACGTTGATGAATTCTGTCGCTACCAATAAAGGGGAAGAATTGGTGGAAGCGGTAAAAGCCGCAAATCCGGCAGAATTGCAAAATCCGACGTTTATCGCAGGGATCCAGCAACAGGCATTGCTTGAAGGTATTCAAGTGTCATTCTTGGTTGCAACAATCGTGACGATTGTGGCTTTAATCTTGACATTATTCTTAAAACGGGTTGATGTAAGCAAAGTCATCGCGGAAAATATTGAAAATAAATAA
- a CDS encoding TetR/AcrR family transcriptional regulator, with the protein MNKRKKAVIDHALRLFVEHGIAKTSIQQIIERAGISKGTFYNYFSSKTECIEAILEQARYDASLLRAELMIGKDPTDINVFANQIAVLWKINQESGLDVLYEEILHSGEDELKELVLRHRILEFEWFRLRLIEVYGDEMRNYGFEAAILFYGMFQYLTFTCKISNHHSISLEEIASILLKYLEKIIDMMINEKTAVLNADKINTILSISKKQYRLDISEIKKKLEDLIKENLSSNQKEITMAIIEEFHRESPRTIILNALLKVFIDEFKGSELEQTVKEIASLIWYDVRSKQLRQKKAQKV; encoded by the coding sequence ATGAATAAAAGAAAAAAAGCGGTCATTGATCATGCTTTGCGATTGTTTGTAGAACATGGAATTGCGAAAACATCAATCCAACAAATCATTGAAAGAGCAGGGATTTCAAAAGGAACTTTTTACAATTACTTCTCTTCCAAAACGGAATGTATTGAAGCGATATTGGAGCAGGCGAGATATGATGCCTCACTTTTACGGGCCGAACTCATGATAGGAAAAGACCCTACGGATATCAACGTATTCGCCAACCAGATTGCTGTATTATGGAAGATTAATCAGGAATCCGGATTGGATGTGCTATACGAAGAAATTTTGCATTCAGGGGAAGACGAATTAAAAGAACTGGTTTTGCGTCATCGGATATTGGAGTTTGAATGGTTCCGATTGCGTTTGATTGAAGTTTACGGAGATGAAATGCGCAATTACGGGTTTGAAGCGGCAATATTATTTTATGGAATGTTTCAATATTTAACCTTCACCTGCAAAATTTCCAATCACCATTCCATTTCTTTGGAGGAAATCGCTTCAATATTGTTGAAATATTTGGAAAAAATTATTGATATGATGATAAATGAAAAAACGGCAGTATTAAATGCCGATAAAATAAATACCATTTTATCCATTTCGAAAAAACAATATCGTTTGGATATTTCAGAAATAAAAAAGAAACTGGAAGATCTGATCAAGGAAAATTTATCAAGCAATCAGAAAGAAATTACAATGGCCATCATCGAGGAATTCCATCGCGAATCTCCCCGGACCATTATACTCAATGCTTTATTGAAAGTTTTTATTGACGAATTTAAAGGCTCCGAATTGGAACAGACAGTGAAAGAAATCGCAAGCCTTATTTGGTATGATGTGCGTTCAAAACAGTTGCGTCAAAAAAAGGCGCAAAAAGTTTGA
- a CDS encoding recombinase family protein → MKRVWCLYRVSKKQQVSADEDIPMQKNACHEFVNGKPDWTITNELYEKGVSGWKKSVNERDEMAALKEGALKKKFDVLLVFMFDRLGRREDETPVMVNFLIQHGIEVWSVKEGQRKIESHVDKLLNYISFWQSDGESQKTSIRVKEAKKQLSEQGYFQGGTAPLGYKIVETEERHWKNKDRRVKELVPDEMESEIIKLIYHLYVNKHMGYRKIADHLNEQGYRNRDGKIFAVSTIQRILSNPIYIGFKRYKTAAGGTQPFNEKLQILPEELFYQAERIRKIRRGNMKEQDKSDIPRSGKLLLSGLAYCKYCGSKLTSNYLYKSSKDKRHKTAIYRYRCPLNKGKTYCRHRQNIWGGKKYDTLIINKLKSILSQFELQPYLEAGKHLKAERVKLKEQNIKHLKKEYVDLKKQQEKLNLEIGKALIGESAFTPEQLSLALETIEKQMEEKSALIHSLTEELQKERETCSDVNFLANELKHWAQKFEVADGDHKKALLSKLINKVYLGKNEIEIELNIGLSDYFEGNIN, encoded by the coding sequence ATGAAACGGGTTTGGTGCCTTTACCGGGTGTCGAAAAAACAACAAGTCAGCGCAGATGAAGACATTCCTATGCAAAAAAACGCCTGCCATGAATTCGTCAACGGCAAACCCGATTGGACCATCACAAATGAGTTGTACGAAAAGGGCGTATCCGGCTGGAAAAAATCCGTCAATGAGCGGGATGAAATGGCGGCACTAAAAGAAGGAGCTTTAAAGAAAAAATTCGATGTGTTGCTGGTTTTCATGTTCGACCGTTTAGGACGCCGGGAAGATGAAACACCGGTCATGGTCAATTTTCTGATTCAACATGGCATCGAAGTCTGGTCCGTAAAAGAAGGGCAACGGAAAATCGAATCCCATGTCGACAAACTGCTGAATTATATCAGTTTTTGGCAATCCGATGGGGAAAGCCAAAAAACATCCATCCGGGTGAAAGAAGCCAAAAAACAACTGAGTGAACAAGGCTATTTTCAAGGCGGAACAGCACCATTGGGCTATAAAATTGTCGAAACAGAAGAGCGGCATTGGAAAAACAAAGACCGCCGTGTAAAAGAATTGGTGCCGGACGAAATGGAATCGGAAATCATTAAGCTGATTTACCACTTATATGTAAACAAACATATGGGCTATCGAAAAATCGCCGATCATTTAAATGAACAGGGCTATCGTAACCGTGATGGCAAAATCTTTGCTGTGAGCACCATCCAAAGAATACTGTCCAACCCCATTTATATCGGATTTAAAAGATATAAAACGGCTGCAGGAGGAACGCAGCCATTTAACGAAAAACTGCAAATCCTTCCTGAGGAATTGTTTTATCAGGCTGAGCGAATCCGAAAAATTAGACGCGGCAACATGAAAGAACAGGACAAATCGGATATCCCGAGATCAGGAAAATTGCTGCTGTCAGGCCTTGCCTATTGCAAATATTGCGGTTCAAAGCTGACTTCCAATTACCTTTACAAATCTTCAAAAGATAAAAGGCATAAAACCGCCATTTACCGATACCGATGCCCTTTAAACAAAGGCAAAACTTATTGCCGTCACCGTCAAAACATATGGGGTGGAAAAAAATACGACACGCTCATTATCAATAAACTCAAATCCATCCTATCCCAATTCGAACTTCAACCATACCTGGAAGCAGGCAAACATTTGAAAGCTGAAAGAGTAAAACTGAAAGAACAAAATATCAAACATTTAAAAAAAGAGTACGTTGATTTAAAGAAACAGCAGGAAAAACTGAATTTAGAAATCGGGAAGGCTTTGATCGGCGAGAGCGCATTTACACCGGAACAGCTTTCTCTTGCCTTGGAAACAATTGAAAAACAAATGGAGGAAAAGTCGGCGCTAATCCATTCTTTGACGGAAGAATTGCAAAAAGAACGGGAAACCTGTTCAGATGTCAATTTCTTGGCGAATGAATTGAAACATTGGGCGCAAAAGTTCGAAGTAGCGGATGGGGATCATAAAAAAGCATTGCTCTCGAAATTAATCAATAAAGTGTATTTAGGCAAAAACGAAATTGAAATTGAATTGAATATCGGGTTGTCGGATTATTTTGAAGGGAACATCAATTAA
- a CDS encoding NADH-dependent flavin oxidoreductase translates to MKDKFKSLFSPFTFPNGVTLKNRIVIAPMTHWSSNPDGSVSEIELKYYARRSAGVSAVITACAYVTPNGKAFHGQFAADRDEMIPGLRKVATAIQQQGAKAILQIHHGGRLCPPELVPDGDIVSASAVPAERPGAETPRSLTIQEIEEIIDAFGEATRRAIEAGFDGVEIHGANGYLIHQFFSPHSNRREDQYGGTLEKRMSFPLEIIKKVKSVVDQHAKSPFIVGYRFSPEEPETPGITMADTLVFVDVLANQGLDYLHVSLNDFRSTPRVGVEDFTKTRIEYLLETINGRVPLIGVGSIITADDAKEALETGVDLIAIGREMIVDPDWVQKIQEGREDEISIVIFTDQQEELIIPDGLWEQIISRPGWFPVKER, encoded by the coding sequence ATGAAGGACAAATTTAAAAGTTTATTTTCACCTTTTACCTTCCCGAATGGTGTGACATTGAAAAACCGCATCGTCATTGCTCCAATGACACACTGGTCATCCAATCCGGACGGCTCCGTTTCAGAAATTGAATTAAAATACTATGCCCGGAGATCTGCGGGCGTGAGTGCAGTCATCACGGCTTGCGCTTATGTAACCCCAAATGGGAAAGCATTCCACGGCCAATTTGCCGCAGATCGTGATGAAATGATTCCGGGGTTAAGAAAAGTGGCAACCGCGATTCAACAACAAGGAGCCAAAGCCATACTTCAAATCCATCACGGCGGAAGATTATGCCCGCCTGAACTTGTACCGGACGGAGATATTGTTAGCGCGAGTGCGGTTCCGGCTGAAAGACCCGGGGCGGAAACACCCCGATCTTTGACGATTCAAGAAATTGAAGAAATCATTGATGCATTTGGTGAAGCGACCCGCCGCGCGATTGAAGCCGGTTTTGATGGCGTTGAGATTCATGGGGCGAACGGCTATCTGATTCATCAATTTTTCTCGCCACATTCCAACCGCCGGGAAGACCAATATGGCGGCACCCTTGAAAAACGAATGTCGTTCCCGCTTGAAATCATCAAGAAAGTAAAAAGCGTTGTCGACCAACATGCAAAATCCCCTTTCATCGTCGGTTACCGTTTCTCTCCGGAAGAACCGGAAACACCTGGCATTACAATGGCGGATACTCTTGTCTTTGTTGATGTACTTGCAAATCAAGGACTTGATTATCTGCATGTTTCATTAAATGATTTCCGCTCCACTCCAAGAGTCGGCGTCGAGGATTTCACTAAAACGCGGATTGAATATTTACTTGAAACCATCAACGGCCGTGTACCACTCATCGGCGTCGGTTCCATTATAACTGCCGACGATGCGAAAGAAGCGCTGGAAACAGGGGTTGACCTCATTGCCATAGGCAGAGAAATGATTGTGGATCCGGATTGGGTGCAAAAAATCCAGGAAGGAAGGGAAGATGAAATCTCCATTGTCATTTTCACTGACCAACAGGAAGAACTGATCATTCCGGATGGATTATGGGAACAAATCATTTCCAGACCAGGCTGGTTCCCGGTGAAAGAACGCTAA
- a CDS encoding ABC transporter ATP-binding protein codes for MSFLLVDHVSHAYFSKDAATEALQDIHLTIDEGEFVSFIGPSGCGKTTLLSIIAGLFQPTSGNVYIENQKVYGNKELSIGYMLQQDYLFPWKTIEENITLGLKLANQEYDRHIASKLLEDVGLPSIEKKYPRELSGGMRQRVALARTLAVDPKVLLLDEPFSALDYQSKLKLEDLVSNMLKAYNKTAILVTHDIGEAIAMSDRIFLFSRRPGRIHQTFEVPEEIRNLTPFEARSHSSYSPLFQQIWKELESLEH; via the coding sequence ATGAGTTTCTTGCTTGTTGATCACGTCAGCCATGCGTATTTTTCAAAGGATGCGGCAACGGAAGCGTTACAGGACATCCATTTGACCATTGATGAAGGGGAATTCGTTTCCTTTATCGGGCCGAGCGGGTGCGGTAAAACAACCCTTCTCTCCATCATCGCCGGATTATTTCAGCCGACTTCAGGAAATGTCTACATTGAAAATCAAAAGGTGTACGGAAATAAAGAGCTCTCCATCGGGTATATGTTGCAGCAGGATTATTTATTCCCGTGGAAAACCATCGAGGAAAATATCACCCTTGGATTAAAACTGGCGAATCAAGAGTATGATCGGCATATTGCGTCAAAGCTGCTGGAAGATGTGGGATTGCCATCCATCGAGAAAAAATATCCCCGGGAATTATCGGGGGGGATGAGGCAAAGGGTGGCGCTCGCCAGAACCCTTGCGGTGGATCCGAAAGTGCTATTGCTGGATGAACCGTTTTCCGCCCTGGACTATCAATCCAAATTGAAGCTGGAAGATTTGGTATCCAACATGTTAAAAGCGTACAATAAAACGGCCATTCTTGTGACCCATGACATCGGGGAAGCCATTGCGATGAGCGACCGCATTTTCTTATTTTCCAGAAGACCCGGACGAATCCATCAAACCTTTGAAGTGCCGGAAGAAATCAGAAACTTGACTCCTTTTGAAGCAAGAAGCCATTCAAGCTATTCACCATTATTTCAACAAATTTGGAAGGAGCTTGAAAGCCTTGAACATTAA
- a CDS encoding ABC transporter permease yields the protein MNIKELHLAYKKRLAKEKRWIRFYQLFILIGFFAIWEAASSNRWIDPLIFSAPSRIFRLLMNMISDGTIFIHMNYTLFETVLGFILGTLVGTVLAAILWWFPTFSKILDPYLVVLNSMPKVALGPILIVALGPGMTSIITMGAIISVIISTIVIYTSFRNVDANYLKVLQTFNATKWQMFKEAILPASFPTIISTLKVNVGLSWVGVIVGEFLVSSQGLGYLIIYGFQVFNFNLVLMSLLIIAIFATLMYQLVEMLERRLIKNE from the coding sequence TTGAACATTAAAGAACTCCATCTGGCATATAAGAAAAGATTGGCGAAGGAAAAACGATGGATTCGATTTTACCAGTTGTTCATCCTGATCGGCTTTTTTGCCATATGGGAAGCCGCCTCTTCCAACCGCTGGATTGATCCGCTCATATTCAGCGCGCCTTCGAGGATTTTCCGGTTACTGATGAACATGATTTCGGATGGCACGATTTTTATCCACATGAACTATACATTGTTTGAAACGGTTCTCGGGTTTATTTTGGGGACGCTCGTAGGCACGGTTTTGGCGGCCATTCTTTGGTGGTTCCCGACTTTTTCCAAAATTTTGGACCCGTATTTGGTTGTGTTGAATTCCATGCCGAAAGTCGCACTTGGACCGATTTTGATTGTTGCTCTCGGTCCAGGGATGACATCCATCATCACAATGGGGGCCATCATCTCCGTCATCATTTCCACCATCGTCATTTACACATCTTTCCGCAACGTGGATGCCAACTATCTGAAAGTGTTGCAAACCTTCAATGCGACGAAATGGCAAATGTTCAAAGAAGCGATTTTGCCCGCCTCTTTTCCGACAATCATCTCCACATTAAAAGTGAATGTGGGATTGTCTTGGGTAGGGGTCATTGTCGGCGAATTCCTCGTTTCTTCCCAGGGGCTCGGCTATTTGATCATTTATGGATTCCAAGTGTTCAACTTCAATCTCGTATTAATGTCGCTCCTCATCATTGCCATCTTCGCAACACTCATGTACCAGCTGGTGGAAATGCTGGAGAGACGATTGATCAAAAATGAGTAA
- a CDS encoding YlaI family protein, with protein MRVQCVICDSIHELEDDSPLAKRLRNRPIHTYMCETCHDRITTKTLERLATGKFRFFRSSSSIDEEL; from the coding sequence ATGCGTGTCCAATGTGTAATTTGTGATTCCATCCATGAACTGGAAGACGACTCACCACTGGCTAAAAGATTAAGAAATCGGCCGATCCACACATACATGTGTGAAACTTGCCATGATCGCATTACAACAAAAACGCTGGAGAGACTGGCGACGGGCAAATTCCGTTTCTTCCGCAGCTCTTCAAGCATTGATGAAGAACTATGA
- a CDS encoding peptidyl-prolyl cis-trans isomerase: MESIIPIKGKVKYKLTLDPSVWIFDDRRIDLKTYFTKPKENEDEDLKYLFKMGEHWSREIMEGATFPPTLKTERKFDRKGMQTGTFGMEIKYFLNNAEIEEDATKVVFECKDGTEHAFAIDDAYKLIFKFSQDGKPLTEDGPVHIIFGDGSNLDNPIKNIAAIRVE; encoded by the coding sequence ATGGAAAGCATCATTCCAATTAAAGGAAAAGTGAAATATAAATTGACGTTGGATCCATCCGTGTGGATTTTTGACGATCGAAGAATTGATTTGAAAACATATTTTACAAAACCAAAAGAAAATGAGGACGAAGATTTAAAATACTTGTTTAAAATGGGCGAACATTGGTCCCGTGAAATTATGGAAGGTGCAACATTCCCTCCTACTTTAAAAACGGAAAGAAAATTTGACCGGAAAGGGATGCAAACCGGTACGTTCGGCATGGAAATAAAATATTTCCTTAACAATGCCGAAATCGAAGAAGATGCAACAAAAGTGGTCTTTGAATGCAAAGATGGCACAGAGCACGCTTTTGCAATCGATGATGCATACAAATTGATTTTCAAATTTAGCCAAGATGGTAAGCCGCTGACAGAGGATGGGCCTGTTCATATTATTTTTGGTGACGGTTCCAATTTGGACAACCCAATCAAAAACATTGCAGCGATTCGGGTGGAATAG
- a CDS encoding YlaN family protein has translation MEKKTQASFQEKALELLLEDADKIARLIKVQMDHLTMPQCPLYEEVLDTQMFGLSREIDFAVKLGLIEREQGRKILDTLEKELSLLHEAYTNANSNK, from the coding sequence ATGGAGAAAAAAACTCAAGCTTCCTTCCAGGAAAAAGCGTTGGAATTGCTGCTTGAAGATGCAGATAAAATAGCGCGTTTGATCAAAGTGCAAATGGATCATTTGACGATGCCGCAATGTCCTTTGTACGAAGAAGTTCTGGATACACAAATGTTTGGTTTGTCCCGGGAAATCGATTTCGCCGTGAAATTGGGATTAATTGAACGTGAACAAGGAAGAAAGATTTTGGATACATTAGAAAAAGAATTGTCCTTGTTACATGAAGCATATACAAACGCAAACTCGAACAAGTAA